One Rhizobiales bacterium GAS188 DNA window includes the following coding sequences:
- a CDS encoding LysR family transcriptional regulator, glycine cleavage system transcriptional activator produces the protein MRHLPSLSGLRSFEATARHASMTKAAEELGVTQGAISRAVQALEADLGCPLLRRSRPKLFLTEIGHLLYSEINHSFDRVAVVIGRVREQQRGGQLAINSLPTFAARYLIPRLPRFQARHPEMQVDLTTSENRIDFAVESIDVAIRYGLGNWSQTASMRLMDEELVAVCAPELLARHGGELGPGTIDPRQLLRHTTRMAAWDEWLKAVGADASVEPRGPGFEHFFMVIEAAVSGMGFALLPRFLIARELADGSLVIASRQELRRQQAYYLLFATERRFDPKIVALIRWLKDEVALDQGAARPSAPVSLPALRLRAPHR, from the coding sequence TTGCGTCACCTGCCCTCTCTTTCCGGCTTGCGCAGCTTCGAGGCCACGGCGCGCCATGCCAGCATGACCAAGGCGGCCGAGGAGCTCGGCGTGACGCAAGGGGCGATCAGCAGGGCCGTGCAGGCGCTCGAGGCCGATCTCGGCTGCCCCTTGCTGCGCCGCTCGCGGCCAAAACTCTTCCTGACCGAAATCGGCCATCTGCTCTATTCGGAGATCAACCATTCCTTCGACCGGGTGGCGGTGGTCATCGGGCGGGTGCGCGAGCAGCAGCGCGGCGGCCAGCTCGCCATCAATTCGCTGCCGACTTTCGCGGCGCGCTATCTCATTCCGCGCCTGCCGCGCTTCCAGGCCCGCCATCCCGAGATGCAAGTCGACCTCACGACCAGCGAGAACCGCATCGATTTCGCCGTCGAGTCGATCGATGTCGCCATCCGCTACGGGCTCGGCAACTGGTCGCAGACGGCCTCGATGCGGTTGATGGACGAGGAGCTGGTCGCCGTTTGCGCGCCGGAGCTGCTGGCCCGCCATGGCGGCGAGCTCGGGCCCGGAACCATCGATCCGCGCCAGCTGCTGCGCCATACCACGAGGATGGCGGCCTGGGATGAATGGCTCAAGGCGGTCGGCGCCGATGCCTCGGTCGAGCCGCGCGGGCCGGGTTTCGAGCATTTCTTCATGGTGATCGAGGCGGCGGTGTCGGGAATGGGTTTTGCGCTTCTGCCGCGCTTCCTGATCGCGCGCGAGCTCGCGGACGGATCGCTCGTCATCGCCTCGCGCCAGGAGCTGCGGCGCCAGCAGGCTTATTACCTCCTCTTCGCCACCGAACGGCGCTTCGACCCGAAGATCGTGGCGCTGATCCGCTGGCTCAAGGACGAAGTCGCCCTCGATCAGGGAGCGGCGCGTCCATCGGCGCCGGTGAGCTTGCCGGCGCTGCGGCTGCGAGCGCCGCACCGCTGA
- a CDS encoding peptide/nickel transport system substrate-binding protein: MKRQVTGIAIALGLLWGGGAEALTRGGSFSFGAFTDVIFFDPVYQQQTVDIWFSLNIYDTLLQPTADGKSLQPGLASAYELSPDGLTMTLTLRPGIKFSDGSPILANDVKFTLDRGHTKEEGGNYYFLLAAVDSVDAVGDDKVVIHFKRPDPTFPQILASFYTAVVPEKQMKAAPGATFREKARAFSEHPIGSGPFILSSWTHGSGFVLNRNPYYWKQGEDGSALPYLDQVKVEIIPDDATRILKLKAGEINGVEFVPFSRAVELKSDPKINMTLFPAAKIVYLALNIRPVLKDGTKNPLADKRVRQALNYAVEKKAIAQIVTYGMGVPQVTLPPASTPLAMTDKGEPYPYDPAKAKALLKEAGFENGLDLSIYALAGNADDTAELAAIQQMWAQLGVRLKILLVDSATRVAKYRADDFQMRTAAFTNDYNDPSQIVSYMAYFPAYESNRSGFNDAELNALFEKSQVETDPAKRGALYRRIQEIYIDAAPMVFLLDTPYPVALDKKTQGFVQLPLGNYLFSGVHMEP, from the coding sequence ATGAAACGCCAGGTCACCGGAATTGCGATTGCGCTCGGGCTGTTGTGGGGAGGAGGCGCCGAGGCCTTGACGCGGGGCGGCAGCTTCAGCTTCGGGGCCTTCACGGACGTCATCTTCTTCGATCCGGTCTATCAGCAGCAGACCGTCGATATCTGGTTCAGCCTCAATATCTACGACACGCTGCTGCAGCCGACCGCGGACGGCAAGAGCCTGCAGCCCGGCCTGGCATCGGCTTACGAGCTGTCGCCCGACGGGCTCACCATGACCTTGACCTTGCGCCCCGGCATCAAATTCTCGGACGGCTCGCCGATCCTGGCGAACGACGTCAAGTTCACGCTCGACCGCGGCCATACCAAGGAAGAGGGCGGGAATTATTATTTCCTGCTGGCGGCCGTCGACAGCGTCGATGCGGTCGGCGACGACAAGGTGGTGATCCATTTCAAGCGGCCGGATCCGACCTTCCCGCAGATCTTGGCGAGCTTCTACACCGCGGTCGTGCCGGAAAAGCAGATGAAGGCCGCGCCCGGCGCCACTTTCCGCGAGAAGGCGCGCGCCTTCTCCGAGCATCCGATCGGTTCAGGACCCTTCATCCTGTCGAGCTGGACGCATGGCAGCGGCTTCGTGCTCAACCGCAACCCCTATTATTGGAAGCAGGGGGAGGACGGAAGTGCCTTGCCCTATCTCGACCAGGTCAAGGTCGAGATCATTCCGGACGATGCGACCCGCATCCTCAAGCTCAAGGCGGGCGAGATCAACGGTGTCGAGTTCGTGCCGTTCTCGCGTGCCGTCGAGTTGAAATCCGATCCGAAGATCAATATGACGCTCTTCCCGGCAGCGAAGATCGTCTACCTCGCCCTGAACATCCGCCCGGTCTTGAAGGACGGCACCAAGAACCCGCTCGCCGATAAGCGGGTGCGCCAGGCCCTCAATTACGCGGTCGAGAAGAAGGCCATCGCCCAGATCGTCACTTACGGCATGGGCGTCCCGCAAGTGACCTTGCCTCCGGCATCGACGCCGCTCGCCATGACCGATAAGGGCGAGCCCTATCCCTATGATCCCGCGAAGGCGAAGGCGCTCTTGAAGGAGGCGGGTTTCGAGAACGGCCTCGACCTGTCGATCTACGCGCTTGCCGGCAATGCCGACGACACCGCCGAGCTCGCCGCGATCCAGCAGATGTGGGCGCAGCTCGGCGTCCGCCTGAAGATCCTGCTGGTCGATTCGGCGACGCGCGTCGCCAAATACCGGGCCGATGATTTCCAGATGCGGACCGCCGCCTTCACCAATGACTACAACGATCCGAGCCAGATCGTCTCCTATATGGCGTATTTCCCGGCCTATGAATCCAATCGCAGCGGCTTCAACGATGCCGAGCTGAACGCGCTGTTCGAGAAGAGCCAGGTCGAGACCGATCCCGCGAAGCGCGGGGCGCTCTATCGCCGCATCCAGGAGATCTATATCGACGCGGCGCCGATGGTGTTCCTGCTCGACACGCCCTATCCGGTGGCGCTCGACAAGAAGACGCAAGGCTTCGTGCAGCTGCCGCTCGGGAACTATCTGTTCTCCGGCGTCCATATGGAACCGTAG